The DNA window GCCTGAATGTACGACCGGCCAGAGGGTTTCTGGATTCCCGCCTTCGCGGGGATGACGATATAAAAATTGTTCCGGACAGTAGTGGCCCTCGAGCCGACGTCCAGCTGCGTAAAAGTCCAACTCCTCTGGGTTCCGGCTCGCAAACAACGCGTCCGGAACGACGCTGTATTACGTTGCCATCCCGGTCAGCCTCTGCCCAAGCCGCCGGAGCAATGGCAGCCCGCCTCGCGTCCTGCACTCGCATCTCGCATCTCGCATCTCGCATCTCGCATCTTGCGTCTCCCGTTTCCCGCCCAGCGTCTCCCGTCTCGTCGGAGCCGAACTCGTTTAGCCTTCCGCGCTGTTGCTTTGCGCAGGCTCTCGATAGCGGCGGTGCAGTTCGGCCAGATAGATCGTCAGATAATTCACGACGATCTGTGTGCGCAATGACAATGGGATGTCAAAAGCGTGCTGAGCGTCTGGCAGTTCAGCGTATGCCACCGCGCTGGCCGATTTTTCTTGCAAGACTTCATAGAGGTTGCGCGACTCGGTGCAGGGCACCAGGGTGTCACACTCGCCGTGAATAATCAGAAACGGTGGCGCCTTGTCGCTGGCCCAGGTGGCGGGGCAGCCTGACTTCCAGAGGGCAGGCGCCTCGGCCTGGGTCTTTTTGAACAGCTTGGAAAAGACCCAGGTTTCCACCCCCAGATTGGTACGCTGCTGTTTTAGATTAAGAAAATCGTAAAAGCCATAAAAGGGAATGCAACCTTGCACGGCGGTGTTCTTGTCTTCAAAACCGGGCTGAAACTCGGGTGCGTTCGCGCTTAGGGCCAACAGGGCCGACAAATGCCCGCCGGCCGAGCCGCCAGTGACAACAATAAAGTCGGCGTTGCCACCGTAGTCGCCAATGTTTTCTTTCACCCAGCACAGGGCGCGCTTGCAATCAATAATATGGTCGGGAAAGGTTGCGCCGGGGCTGAGTCGATATTCCGCGGCCACGCAAATCCAGCCATTTTCTGCCATTTGCGCCATCAGCGGGCGGCCCTGCTGCTCTTTGCTGCCCAGGCGTTCTAGCCAGGCGCCGCCATGAATTTGCAGCAGTACCGGGGCGTTTTCGGGCTTTTCCGCCGGGCTGTAAATGTCGACATGAAGGGGTCTTCCCTGTTCATGATGGTAGACCACATTGCGCTTCACAGTGACACCAGGGGGGCTGAAGGCAAAGGGATTTACCAGTCGTTTCAGGGTGGGATCATGCAGTGTCAAAGGGGGGGTATCTGCAGGAGGCGAGGGCAGGGGCGCATCGGCGGAGAGGGCTAAACCATATCGCACGGCCTGCTCCATTACCGGTGCGGCCCGCTGCCCGCGGAAGTAAAACAGGCCAATGGCCACCCAGCTGGCCATGGCAATGGCCAGCCCCAGTGCGTCACCCAGGCCGCTTAATTCATCTGCGCTGACAAAGAGCAGGGTAAGTGCCACTTCCAGCGCAATGACATGGAGGGCAAATTCGCCAACCAGCAGACCCAGCAGGAAGCTGGTCACGGCCAGTGCCTCCGGTTTGCCGCGGTGAGGGCTGTAGAGGTTGTAGGCGGTCCAGGCCCAGATCAGTGACAGAAAGAACATGAGGCGTTGCGGCTCCTTTGCAGTGGGTAGCGCGGTCGGTGATGGCGATCAGCCCAGTGGCTCGTAGTCGATAGCGACCACATAGTAACACCGCTCTCCTGTTGGGGTGCTGACAATGACCTCATCGTCCAAACGCTTGCCAAGCATGGCCCGGGCCATCGGTGAGTCAACCGAGAGCTTGCGCTGGCTAAGATCAAATTCGTCGGGGCCGACAACGCGGTAGCGCTGCTCACCGCCGTCTTCGTCCTCCAGGGTGACCCAGGCGCCGAAGAAAATGCGCTGTTTGTCGCTGGGCAGATCATGGACCACCGTCAGCTCTTCCAGGCGCTTGGTCAGAAAGCGGACGCGGCTGTCGATTTCTCGTAGACGACGCTTACCGTAAATGTAGTCGCCGTTTTCCGAGCGGTCGCCGTTTTTGGCTGCTTCGTGAACGGTGGCGGTGACTTGCGGGCGCTCAACCTTCCACAGCTGATAGAGCTCAGCGCGCAGGGCCCGCTCGCCCTCGGGGGTAATATAGCAGGCGCCCTTGGGACGCGGTGGACGGTATCGCGACATGGCCGGATGGCTGTTTTCCACTGGTTAAAGGAGTATGGTATTGCAGCTGATATTGGAGAAGAAACGGTTCGATGAATAATTTCTTTGCACTGGCGCTGGTGGTAATTGCCTCGACGGCATTGGCGGAAGAAGTGGAGTTGCGTGGGCAGCTGATTCAGGGGGGCATGGTCTGGGGGCAGGTGGCGCCCGGCACCCGGGTCATTCTCGAGGATGATACGGTTCAGGTGGCTGACAATGGCATTTTTGCGATGGGCTTTGATCGCGATGCGCCGGCAAAGATGACGCTGAAATTGTGCGTTTCCGACGATCAATGCGAGGCCCGGGTTCTGGATATTGAACAGCGCCACTATGATATTCAACGAATCGAAGGCGTGCCCCAAAAAACGGTTACGCCGCCGGCATCGGTGCTGGAGCGGATTCGGCGGGAGGCTGCGTTGG is part of the Spongiibacter taiwanensis genome and encodes:
- a CDS encoding alpha/beta hydrolase, producing MFFLSLIWAWTAYNLYSPHRGKPEALAVTSFLLGLLVGEFALHVIALEVALTLLFVSADELSGLGDALGLAIAMASWVAIGLFYFRGQRAAPVMEQAVRYGLALSADAPLPSPPADTPPLTLHDPTLKRLVNPFAFSPPGVTVKRNVVYHHEQGRPLHVDIYSPAEKPENAPVLLQIHGGAWLERLGSKEQQGRPLMAQMAENGWICVAAEYRLSPGATFPDHIIDCKRALCWVKENIGDYGGNADFIVVTGGSAGGHLSALLALSANAPEFQPGFEDKNTAVQGCIPFYGFYDFLNLKQQRTNLGVETWVFSKLFKKTQAEAPALWKSGCPATWASDKAPPFLIIHGECDTLVPCTESRNLYEVLQEKSASAVAYAELPDAQHAFDIPLSLRTQIVVNYLTIYLAELHRRYREPAQSNSAEG
- the greB gene encoding transcription elongation factor GreB: MSRYRPPRPKGACYITPEGERALRAELYQLWKVERPQVTATVHEAAKNGDRSENGDYIYGKRRLREIDSRVRFLTKRLEELTVVHDLPSDKQRIFFGAWVTLEDEDGGEQRYRVVGPDEFDLSQRKLSVDSPMARAMLGKRLDDEVIVSTPTGERCYYVVAIDYEPLG